A single genomic interval of Phocoenobacter uteri harbors:
- the slyD gene encoding peptidylprolyl isomerase translates to MKITKNTVPSIAYQVRTQEGVLVDEAPVNQPLDYLHGHQNLVVGLENALEGKAVGDTFEVRVKPEEGYGEYNEDMVQRVPKDVFQGVDELEVGMRFIADTDIGPLPVVITEVDETEVVVDGNHMLAGQELLFSVEIVAVRAATEEEIAHGHIHQHGGGCCGHDHDEEEHECCGGHGHCHSDEEKAEKKEKKEGGCGCGCKH, encoded by the coding sequence ATGAAAATTACTAAAAATACCGTACCAAGCATTGCTTACCAAGTTCGTACTCAAGAAGGTGTATTAGTTGATGAAGCACCAGTTAATCAACCGTTAGACTATTTACACGGTCATCAAAACCTTGTTGTTGGTTTAGAGAATGCGTTAGAAGGTAAAGCTGTTGGCGATACATTTGAAGTGCGTGTAAAACCAGAAGAAGGTTACGGTGAATACAATGAAGATATGGTACAACGTGTACCAAAAGACGTATTCCAAGGCGTTGATGAATTAGAAGTAGGTATGCGTTTTATCGCAGATACGGATATTGGCCCATTGCCTGTTGTGATTACTGAAGTGGATGAAACTGAAGTGGTGGTTGACGGTAACCATATGTTAGCAGGACAAGAATTATTATTCAGCGTTGAAATCGTTGCAGTACGTGCAGCAACAGAAGAAGAAATTGCTCACGGTCATATTCATCAGCACGGTGGTGGCTGTTGTGGACACGACCACGACGAAGAAGAACACGAATGTTGTGGCGGACACGGTCATTGCCATAGCGATGAAGAAAAAGCAGAAAAGAAAGAGAAAAAAGAAGGCGGTTGTGGCTGCGGTTGTAAACACTAA
- a CDS encoding chorismate--pyruvate lyase family protein, whose translation MNTLYANILAQAHWQSDDSTLSDSHKDWLMHQDSLTLKLQQHYKDVTVEILSQNWFAKDEKNPTAYWQRDVMLLGDGNPIIFAQTIFPQQTIENVAQDILTFGNEAIGLWLFPQNPQRLSLEWTQDPKTGLYARCSTLLLDGYPLEIKELFLHDFSFPMS comes from the coding sequence CACTTTATGCAAACATACTTGCACAAGCTCACTGGCAAAGTGATGACAGTACATTATCTGACTCACACAAAGATTGGTTAATGCACCAAGACTCCTTAACCTTGAAATTACAGCAACATTATAAAGATGTCACGGTAGAAATTCTTTCCCAAAACTGGTTTGCAAAAGATGAAAAAAATCCGACCGCTTATTGGCAACGAGATGTTATGCTACTCGGCGACGGCAACCCCATTATTTTTGCCCAAACCATTTTTCCTCAACAAACTATTGAAAATGTCGCCCAAGATATTTTAACCTTTGGTAATGAAGCTATTGGCTTATGGCTCTTTCCTCAAAATCCTCAACGTCTTAGCCTAGAATGGACACAAGACCCAAAAACTGGCTTGTATGCCCGTTGTTCAACCTTATTACTTGATGGCTATCCTTTAGAAATCAAAGAGTTGTTTTTACACGATTTTTCATTTCCTATGAGCTAA